The proteins below are encoded in one region of Silene latifolia isolate original U9 population chromosome 2, ASM4854445v1, whole genome shotgun sequence:
- the LOC141639437 gene encoding uncharacterized protein LOC141639437, translating into MTASKIGVSNILIDLGNKNINVTAKQVYNVRAISKNKARHYLTRAEQLLKLATEHGYRVFRQTIPIVTQKGTHKLTDVLFAHPDSLKLLKAYPYVLIVDCTYKTNKYKMPLLEVIGVTPVHKNFSVFFAFLQNEQETAYDWAFKCLAKLLDSNEPIVFVTDRETALINPIETHFPSASLLLCRRHIEKDVEAWVKKNYYGNAILGEVFAKGKWTQMFKSTTVEEFIENEQLMVESAHAALKRLLRTSVGGFDTVFETIHQLVTLQIQKIDEDLDTSLSKQLHVSHAMSVYRRLSFNVTHHAITTIDRQFKKGNCNGCAIKITHGLPCTCDINRLLNTDGCIELDSIHPFWKTLYIGNISEDDNNDTFLQEKNKLSKLVDVVLNRDIEMMRKVSEFVENLLHPINIIDLKVKKTRGRPKKTSVSREPSHWEHIEKRFPNSKRRKKNPQVTRPTAAATNVSKDIPDLNIPHYMSSPQWIIDWVNVDSDGNCGYRAVAQEIYGDEHRWPTVRRDMVDELEKNRHIYIRLYGGEMEVDKLIKRISWWKRDEDAPVIHWMDADMGIIIVNCYDAIFTCLSPTNSFTSLPVARTSAISQGQKQIISIVRLRNGSPLPTMHPLWRYHADKSRIPEFKQIEKKIISFQSQRPQFGEASPANTISSST; encoded by the exons ATGACAGCCAGTAAAATTGGTGTTTCCAACATACTGATTGACTTGGGTAACAAGAATATTAACGTTACTGCTAAGCAAGTTTACAACGTTCGTGCTATATCGAAAAACAAAGCGAGACATTATCTTACAAGAGCAGAACAGTTGTTGAAACTAGCTACTGAGCATGGTTATCGTGTTTTTCGCCAAACAATTCCTATTGTAACACAAAAAGGTACACATAAACTGACTGATGTGTTATTTGCTCATCCAGATTCGCTTAAACTTTTGAAGGCTTATCCCTATGTCCTTATTGTTGATTGTACGTATAAAACCAACAAATATAAGATGCCTTTGTTAGAAGTAATTGGAGTGACTCCGGTTCATAagaatttttctgttttctttgCGTTTCTGCAAAATGAGCAAGAAACGGCATATGATTGGGCTTTCAAATGTTTGGCTAAGCTGTTAGACTCGAATGAGCCAATTGTGTTTGTAACTGATAGGGAGACGGCATTAATCAATCCTATTGAAACGCATTTTCCAAGTGCTAGTCTTTTATTATGTAGACGTCATATAGAGAAAGATGTTGAAGCATGGGTTAAAAAAAACTACTATGGTAATGCTATACTTGGTGAAGTTTTTGCAAAAGGGAAGTGGACACAAATGTTTAAATCAACAACTGTAGAGGAATTTATAGAAAATGAGCAGTTAAT GGTTGAGAGTGCACATGCAGCACTAAAACGACTTTTACGTACATCTGTAGGTGGTTTTGACACTGTCTTTGAAACGATTCATCAATTAGTCACCCTTCAGATCCAAAAAATAGATGAGGATTTAGATACCTCCTTGAGTAAGCAGCTTCATGTTAGTCATGCTATGAGTGTGTATCGTAGGCTGTCTTTCAATGTGACACATCATGCAATTACGACTATTGATCGACAATTCAAAAAGGGTAATTGTAATGGATGTGCTATTAAGATAACACATGGTCTTCCTTGCACTTGTGACATTAATCGTCTTCTTAACACAG ATGGGTGTATTGAACTTGATTCAATTCACCCATTTTGGAAGACTCTATATATAGGGAACATATCGGAAGACGACAACAATGATACGTTCTTGCAAGAGAAGAATAAGTTGAGTAAACTTGTAGACGTGGTGCTAAATCGTGATATTGAAATGATGAGAAAGGTTTCAGAATTTGTAGAGAACTTGTTGCATCCTATTAATATTATTGACCTGAAAGTTAAAAAGACACGCGGACGACCAAAGAAGACTTCGGTATCAAGAGAACCATCACATTGGGAACACATCGAGAAGAGATTTCCAAATTCTAAGCGTAGAAAAAAGAACCCACAA GTCACTAGACCCACGGCCGCAGCTACTAATGTTTCAAAAGACATTCCTGATTTAAACATACCACATTATATGTCGTCCCCACAA TGGATAATTGATTGGGTGAATGTCGATAGCGATGGGAACTGTGGGTATCGCGCAGTTGCTCAAGAGATTTATGGTGATGAACATAGGTGGCCAACAGTTAGACGTGATATGGTGGATGAGTTAGAAAAAAATAGACATATTTATATAAGATTATATGGAGGCGAAATGGAGGTCGATAAATTGATTAAGAGAATTTCATGGTGGAAAAGAGATGAAGATGCACCAGTGATACATTGGATGGATGCCGATATGGGAATCATCATAGTTAATTGCTATGATGCAATTTTCACATGTTTGTCACCTACGAATAGTTTTACAAGCTTACCGGTGGCGCGAACGAGTGCAATATCACAGGGGCAGAAACAAATAATTTCCATT GTGCGTCTTAGAAATGGGTCACCATTACCAACCATGCACCCGCTTTGGAGATATCATGCTGATAAGAGTAGAATTCCCGAGTTCAAGCAAATTGAGAAAAAAATAATATCTTTTCAATCTCAAAGACCACAATTTGGAGAAGCTTCTCCGGCAAATACCATATCATCTTCCACATAA